In Mauremys reevesii isolate NIE-2019 linkage group 13, ASM1616193v1, whole genome shotgun sequence, the sequence GTGAGCAATGTTGCCCACCTGCTCTGACAGTCACCCCAAAGGTGTACTTGTTACACCCCGCTCAGAACCTGAGCCCTTCTCTCCAGCCAGCATTAGAGACACCTGCCTGGTCATCTCCGAAGACCCATCATGAACCTGAGCCCCCTTGGGAGAGGCCGACAGTACCAGAGGGAAAAGCACACACAGGAGGAATAGTTCATTTGGGCACTATCCCAGACCAAGTGCAGGGCCTACAGGGGAAGCCACTCTGCAAACTCTGCAGGCTCACATTGAACCTGTGGCTGCCCTGCATGAGACCAAACACACACCGATGGTTGTATGTGGCCTTCTCATTCCTCCCACTCCAGGAACTGACCATTCCCCTCACACGGGCTCCTAAGGGGTGGAGTTTGTGTCTCAGATTCTGAACATGTCACTGAGAAGACTACTGAGTAACTCTACAGGGAACTGAGTGCTGACACATGTACATTAGCACCTACCAGGTGTGAGATCCATGTGCAGCAAGTGCCTAGGAATTCCAGCCCAACACAAGcaacccctccctttcccccatggCCAGAGACAAGGTGCACTCACAGCGAGGTGAAGAGAGGACTCTGCTCTGCATCCTCTGCCTTCATTGTTATGACACTTGGCACCAGGGCACTCAGGACAGATGGACTAAGGAGACAAAAGCAGCAACAGAGAGTCTGAAAGATGCAGTCTTCAGTCATGCTAGAAAATAAATGGCAAACACCACACACACCAGGAGCCAAGCGTTATGTGTGGCATTGGGCCCAGAACCCATGACAGGTCTAGAAAGGGAAAGCCCCACAGAAGCCTGGCCCACAGTATGTAAGTTACCCCAAAGCAGGGGCACATGGCTTTACCTCACATAAAAGCCGTGATTGGGGTCAGGGGTATACTCTGTCCACTTCAGTAAGGCTCTCTCGAACTGGATGGTGATCTTGGTGACAGAGTTTGCTGGGAGCTGGAtcagcatttccagcagatgggGCCGCCTTCGGTCCTGAGCCGGCTGGTAGTGGATATAACCTACCACCAAAGACAGTCACATGTCACCCTGCTGGGAACTTTCCCCACTAACACAGACTGCACTGAGCGATACTGTTGCCTCCACTCTCCCCTACAAGAGAGGGCACAGGATTACACCCACCTCATACAACCTTTCTCTATGGCTTCTGCTCTCCCCATTTAGAGCATGAGCtactcagggcagggactgtgcttTGCTCTGTTCTGAACAGTCAGGGCTTGGCATGTAATTCACAGGAACATTAAAAAGCAAAAGATGCTGAAGTTGACCAATTCTCACTAACCCAAAACAACACACAAAGATAAACACAATTCTCATGTCACAGAGGCTCTGTGACGAATACCCAGGATGCCTCGCCCCATCTATCAGACACCATTGTAAGGGAAGAAGTTCTCACCCACCCCTGCTACACATCCCCATGGAGGATAATGGAACGCCCACAGACAGACTGTTCTGTGTGTGTCCATTATCAACCCAACCCCCTTACTCTTAAAGTGTAATGCTCATGAGAGCATGGCTGTAACTGAACTGATAGGTACAGGTTTCCTGAACACACCGCTCTGCTCAGACACCCCAATGCTGGCTTGCTGTTCTTCCAGCCCCGGAACTCTCCTGAGCAGATGCTGCTGTTAGTGCTAAACTTGAGGGTCTTTCTGAAGTTAGCTTTCCAAAATAGCACAGTGTACAAGGAGCTCACACTGAACCCCTGGTGACTGGGCAGGGACTGATCAGTCGCTGGAATGAGACCCTGGGGCCAGGGGAGTCTGCACAGCGTGTATTCCTtacttggtttgttttcctttcccttgGTGGTGATGACCAAAGTGTGAACATAGAGTCTCAGGTACCAGGGCACGGTCTCCAGTAGTATCACAGGGAAAGCCCGGTATGGGTGGGTGTTATAAATCAGGGTGCTGATTTCTCCTGTCTGCAGGCCATATCCACTCACATAGCGCTGAGCATGAAGCACAGGTGTTGACAGATCCACTGCAACAAGGAAATCAAATAGGAGCTAGTAACACCAAAGCCCAGCTGTAACTCTGAACACAAGAATACTGTTATCCACccagcaaggagctgagaggccGGGAGCACTTCCCTTTCACATGGCTCCTACTGCCTCCCATCTCACATGAAGCAGAAGAGGGGGCAGGAGGTAGTTTCCCAGAGTTTCCCAGAGTGGgatggaggaagggcctcctgaaCGTTGCTGCTACATGTCTCTCCCCAGCAAGAAGCATGCAGTCCTCTCCTCTTTCTCAGGGCCCACAACGTGACTAACAGCAGCAGGAGTCTGAGTATCCCATCCCAGGTTGGCATATTAAGAACTGGTTGGGTGAGGGGAGCTGGAGTCATGCACTGTGCAGGTAAAGTGAAGCCATTAGTCACTCACAGCTGTCCTGGGGCCGTTTCCATTTCAGCTGCACGTTGAGGCTgcgagacacattaaagagcgaGGGGCTCAGTAAGTCGTAGACTGCATAGGTTCTCCTGTCTCCTTGGACAGATGCTTCATGCATAGACAGTGGAAGTGGGGTCACCTCCAGCAGTTCGTTCTCCTGAGAACGTAAGCAGAGCACACAGGAGGAAAGACAACTCCTGCATTAACCAGTAGACAGAAAGGCGATCCTTAGCATTCCTCGGCATGGAAATGACTGGCCTGTACTCTGTCTAGGAATGCTCCCCCTGGCACAGGGCCAGCTCAGGACCTTCCATAACACTACTGTAGCATCTCCATTTCTGGACAGTACTATAATAATTTTACTCTTTCAACAAATAGACACATCCGCCCAACTCACAACAGGAATCCTTTCATCAAGAATCCCATCCCCACAGGGAGCTCTGGGTGACGGCACACCAAGGCAGCTCCATCTCCGTACTGTGGTGCAATTGGAGACAGCAGACAATGCTGCGGGAATCCAAATTCCTTCTAACAGGATGCTATGTCACGGTACTAGGCAGGACAATGAATAGGAAGCGTTACCTGGGTCTTACTGGAAATATCAACATAGATTTTGCTCTCAGACGCAAGAGGACAAGCTTCAGTGACAGTGCGTGAGAACATCTTGAAAAGGGACCAGTCTGGAGAAGACAGACACAAAGAGAGGTCAGCCAGGATGTGAGCAAATGAGGCTCAGTGCACCCACAGAACACAACATACTGCAGGTTATTCCAGTTACCTCTCTTTCCTTGACCAATGGAGAAGGTGTCAAAGACCACGGTGAGGGTCTGTCTAAGCTCCCAGGAGACACTCAGACACGAAGCATCCTGGAGGACAAGACAAACCAGAGACTGTGTTCAACACAAACCCACCTTCCAGAAGGGCAAGACTCATCACAAGAGGGAGATGGGGCTATAACAGGGTCATTAGACACACTGCAGGGCCTAGATGGGACTCATAAGAGCGGAGAAGGACAACATATCAGATAAATGTGGGTGGATTAGGTCCTAACCAGCCTATTCACaagggccagggcagagctgTTCCCTACAGTCTCCAGGGCTTTGTCTGGTATAGTTTACCAACCCAAATGATTAGGAAATGCTTCCTAGTGTTCCGTCTACATGTTCATTCCTAAAGCATCAAGGGTCTTGTCCAGAAATGCCATGCTACTCCCAGCTTTTGGACAATACTGATGGTGCTCACCCTGCAGATGGGGCGGATATGCACTGCCTGGGAGTGGTAACTGGTGTGGAACAAACGTTCAGCCTTCAGCAACACAGCAAGACCAGCCTGCAGACAGTGAAGGAGAAAACATTACTGAATCACCAGCTGCATATGTAACCACCACCAAACTATCAAGCGCCTCAAACTTTCAAAGAGCCCAGCAGAGGCTTCACTTCTCACCAAGTATCCCAACGCCACCTGCTCCTGCTGAGATGGGAGCAGGACTCCAATGGGAGTTATAGCGATGCGGTAACATCTGCTCTTTGGGAACCCAGCTCCAAAGACTATGGCTATGACCTGATCAGGCAGTGGAAAGCCTGGGATTTGTCCTCACCTTTGAACCACATGGCAGCAGCTTTTTCCAAGGCGTGAGGTTCTCAGTACAGACGACCTCCCGGGGCAAGACTGCATATCTCAGGAGATGGTGATCTGTAACTGGGATGGAGGAGTGGAGGGTTAGTAACCTGGTGTTAGTCTGGCCACATGAACCAAAGCAACACTCCTCAAAGCTGATCAGTCTCTGAAGGGGTCTAGAATCCCATGAGCTCTGTGGAAAAGGGAGGACACCACTGCGGGGCCACTTCATCAAACAATGGATCTGAGGGGACAGCTGTGTGTATCTCCAACATATAGGAAAAAACCCTCTGGTCTAGTTTCTGGATGAATAGCCTGCAAGCTTCCAGTCCTCATTACTTTCTACAGTTCTTTGCACAGAGGGGCCTGAATAACTTGAGGTATGGAAgttattctattcaggttcttatcaGAGGGTCtttaggtcactggttcaaatcgaGCCGAGTTTGGTGGGGACTAGAAGCTGCTTCCAGCTGCCTGTATGAAGTTAGTTTGACATTTCAGTTCAGTTCCTAGTCTGCAGGTATCTGCATTGCAATAATCACCATAACTGGCACTAACTGACCCCCCCCTTGTCAGCAGTCTCAGAAAAGGGGAAGAGGACCGAATGAGCCAGAGTACCCTTTCCCCTAAAATTGGTCCGTTCAGGTGAGGAATGAGACCCTGGTGGGGGTGAATCTAGCATGGCTGCTGCCCATGTTGTGTATGTCCTGTGGACATGGTTTCAGTTTCTAGAGCTGTCTGATACCTCTCCACTTCCAAATTTACTTAGAAGACCTGTACTTAGGATGTTAGCATAACCAAGAGTTCTCCAAGGACCTGCATCCAAACCCTGCCCTCAATACCGCAGCAACATTGAAGTGAACCATCAACAATCAATAAGCATTCCCCCACAGAGCAAAGCCAGCCCTTTCACACAGATCCTGTCTCACCATTGGCCAAACCCAGAGGTTTGAATGATGCAGTTGGAGTGACGGTGTTGGTGGAATCAATGAAGTTCAGAGAGGCACAGAATATCCCTGATAGGATGTTACTAAGTTCTTTCCAGgctttatcaacactgaatgaGAAATATAAGAGGCAACAAGTTATACaactgtctctctcccccaaaTCTATATGGGTCTATTTGAAATTGAAAGTTTGTATAGtgtatttgataaatgaatagatCATTGCAAAGAGAGCACTGTTAATAAATGTGTAAATATCACTACTGGAGCCTTAACCAGACAACAATAAAACAAAGGCTTTGGAGACAGCCAGAAAGAAATGAGGTTATTGAGCAGTGACACTGGAAAGAGGTCCATGAAAGTAAGCTAGAGATGATATTTCACAGCACACAAAAACTACAAAGGTATCATggttggggtgggaagaggagaaaTGGAATCTTGTCAACGTACAGCCCACAAAATAATTACACTTGCTCCAACAGTGAATACAAATATTCTTTACAGAACATCACAGATGTGCACAGTACATTGCaaacacagggccagatcctggcaCCCTTAGAATGAATAGCAACTTATTCCGCACTTTCTTCCAGACATCTAGAATGTTACAAATTCTCCCTTGGGAGTGCAGTTCTCTAATCCAAGGGAGACCACACTGCCGCCCAATCTACAGTGCAGCTAACAGCCAGACTATAGGTGACAGCAGATGATGGAGAACTATATGTTGGGAcctttgggccaaattcaacaATGAGATAAATAGATGCAATGCAGTTTATTTATAGGTGTTTCTATGCCCTCATTGCCATAATAGCCAAGCATGCCCATTTATGCCAGCAGATTAATCACCCCACAATATTTAGAGGCTACCAATCAGTATTAAAAATGTGAGTAACTTCAATATAGTCCATTGGGAATCAGTCAGGTGTGGCCCTTGGGCTGATGGGAAGAGGCCAATGCCACACCATTGGGTGGGTGAAGCTTGGGCATTGCCCCCAGCTGTAACTTTCTTTTAGAATGGTTACTGTGGTGCCACCCGAGACACTTACTCAGTGACAGAGTCCTGGAACCAGACCCAGAGCTCGGCCCCGGCTGGAGCTTGCAAGTAGGGTTGTCCCCAGGTCCGTGTTCGCCAGAAGCCCTGCGTGAGGGACAGGTGCAGCTCTCGAACCCAGAACTTGGAGATGAGCTGACCCAGAGCCTTGGGGAAGAGCCTGTAGTGAGAGACTGCCGGGAGCAGAGTGAGCGGCGCACGAGCACGTGTGCCCAGCCATCCCGTGCCACCCAGCGCCCCGGCGGCCCTGAACCGAGCCTCCGCCCACCGTTCATCCCGCCTCACGGCTGCCTGGTGCAGCACAGCCCCGGCCCCGAGGCAGGACGGTAACGGAccggctccccccagcccagaaccccgcCCCGGGGCCCGCTCACCCCATCCAGAGCcgcccctcacctccctcccgGTGCAGCTCCGAGTCCCAGCGGGCGCGGAACTGGAAGGTGGCGGCGAGGTCCCCGgaaggcagcgggctgagcagcagctcctcccgCAGGCTGTCCCGGGGCGGGCCCGTCGAGCCGCCCGCAGaccccagcagcagcaagagcCCCAGCACCGCAGCTGCAGCTACATCCCCCGCCATCCTCCGCACTTCCGCTTCCGGCCCGCTCACCCAACGGGGAGGCACTTCCGGCACCGACCACGGAGAGTCCGCCGGgaagggcggggcggggcggggggagagggttgCTCAGGGACTTCACGCAGAAACGGGGCGGGGCCTTAGTTCGCCCCGCACCAGCAGCGTCCCCGTTGCCGTGGTGACCCCGAGTTCCCCGCCGCGCGTGGCGGCGTCTGGCGCGGCCGCGGGGGGCACAAGCGCGACACACGTGCCTGTCCCGGGGCGCGCGCAGCCGCACCCCCTGGGCTTGGCCTCTCGCGCCGGGAGTTGGACCCACGTGGCTCGTCCCTTTCACAGCCCCCCCTAcgcggggcggggaggagggtgtCGCTGGGAGCGCTGGTCCCGTCGCTGCGGGCAGCTCCGGATCTGCACGCCGCTCTCCGCAGCGGGGAGTCCCCGCTCTGGGCTGATCAGCCCTTGGGGCCGGGGAGCCCGGTTAGTGCTGCTTGCAGTGGGACGCGGGCCCACCGAGAACTGACAGGAGCGGGACCCACCCACTGGCCTCACGCAGGCCTTTTGGGTCACCTTCCAGCCTGCTCTGGGAGTGGACTGGATCTGATGCAGTGCCTTAGGTGCAACATGCTCCTTATCctattccctgccctgagctagCTAGGACCCCTAATCTAGAGTCACGCTGGAACTTGTACCCTAGAGGTGAAGGCCTCTGAACCCCATTGCCTGACTGCAAAGACaaattctctggcctgtcccAGTTCTGCAGAGTTGTCACCTTTCTTagctatggatttttttttgggggggggggggaaatagaagTCAAGATCTGTTTTTCAAGGTGATAGAACATGGATTATCCTGGGAAAATGAGTATTTTCTTTGAACAGAGGAATTATGTCAGCTCCAACTGGGGTCCATCTAAACCAGTGGCTTGTCTCTGATGGTGGCCTGTAGTAGATACTTGAGCAGATGCTAAAAACACACAATAGACAGTTATGTAATACTTTGCCCAAAGAGGAAGTTGCTTCCTAATACTGAAAGCTAATAATGGCGTATGCTGTGAAGCAGGAAGGTTTATATTCTATAGACATGTTTACCTTAATATATATCTCGCTATACCTCCACCCAAGCACCTCTAAAAGCTGTGTCGGTAACTGAGTGCAGATGCCAGAGTCCATTAGTAGGAGCAGGATGTACTGATCTCTACACTTTGCCTTgctttttttataaaatgttgcTACATGAACCTAATTGCATGGAAATTCCAATTCTAGAAGTGTGTTTGGGTTTTTAGGGCGTCACTTGCTGTCTAACATTCTACTGCTTGCTGCTGTGGCCAATATATCTGTGGTTTAGCACTGGGATTACTTGTCTAATGAATATCCTCCGAGCACCATGTTCCTGGGTTTTGAGGGCTGTTGAAAATCTGGATTCTGGAGCTGTCAGTATGGATGACAGCAGGCCTGACCACTTCCCTCAGCACGGAACAGATGGAGCAATAAAGCAGATTCTGACCCTGGCAAACTTTCCCTTGTTTGAAGGGCTTGGTTAACAAGCTTGTTGACAGTTATTTAATTTCTTGAGGACCTGGGATGTTGAGTTTGTTGCATTGTACAAGTCCCGGCACTTGTTTTTGCTCTCTGTGGCAGCGTGAAACAACATCTCACCAGGCCTACTCTGCAAGAACACGTTATTTTTCACAGGGGCTGTGTAAGGCAATCATGTTTAATTCCTGCACTCATTTTTAATGTCTAATTACATTCCCCACTAGAGGGCAGACACGACACACATTTGAACCTGAAATTTTATTGAACCATTAACCCCATGACTACATTGCAATCTCCTCAGAGTTAATGGATTATACAACACAGGGCAGGTTTAGCATCTCACTAAGAATAGTCTGACCTGCCTACCGGAGCACGGTGCAGCCTTTCAGCAAAGCTTTAACATATGCCAAAGAGCAGGATCTTACATTATAGGGTAGACACAGTGCAAAGAGATAGCCGTGCAAGAGACCCCCCGGTCCTGCCCTGGTTATCCTTAACTATATATAAAAGCTACTCACATCAGTTTGTATCTCAGTCTCTCAGCCAGACAAGCAGCCAAGACAAAGTGCTGTGGTTAGATGTGTATGTAAAAAATCATTCCTAAAATACCACAGTCCAAACTTGTATCATTTCTGCCATCTCCAATGtctggggcatatgctgaattCCAGAGTTCCCAAATGAACAAAGATAATGAAtaaggctgcaagtctgtcacggtggtcacggattccatgactttctgtgacctccgtgacttctgcattGGCTGGTGCTGGCTCAAGGGCTTCCCGAGCCGGGCAGCTcgtgggccagcagcagcagtttgggtgtgtgggagggggctcagggctaggggcaGGCATtgagaggagcagggggcacttaccttggggtgggggtgctccCCGGCTCCCTCTGGCATGGCCCTGCAGCTTCTAAGTGATGGAAgagccagggggctccatgcgctgcccgcAGGCcctgcccttgcagctcccattggctgggaaccgcagccaatgagagctgcgcaGCCGGCGCTTGTGGCAGGAGAAGCCTGCGGAGCTCCCTGGCCCCTCCgccgcctaggagctgcagagacATGCAGAgtcgggtagggagcctgccatcCCCACTAACCCCTGACCCCAGTACCAGCAGAGATCCCGGGCTGTGCATTGCTGCCCCCCGCGCCCCAGCACGAGTGGGGGTTCCgggccacctcccccagcacccatcgtgccccacccaagttttagttaggggtatacagtaaaagtcatggacaggtcacaggccgtgaatttttgtttactgcccatgacctgtctgtgacttttactaaaaatactcatgactaaaacgtagccttaataaTTACTATGATCCACACAAAATGTTCAGAGACAAGTCTCCAATGTTGGAAGTGCTCCCTCCCTAAGTATTGATGGGTGTGCAGGAGAAGTTCAGCAAGctcatttagggcttgatcctgcaacctGCAGAACACACTAGCTCTTATGTAGTGAAACACTTATGCTTAAGGTTAAACACATGCTTGTGAGTAAGCCCATTAACTTTAATTGGCTAGCCACCTGCTTAAATGTTTATGCTTCTCTAcatcagggccagagtgctccACACCTTGTAGGAGCATGTGCTTGCTCAGCAGCCCATATGGAATCTAGACACATGAGCTCCATGCCAGGACTTTATAAGAGAATGTGAGGGACTCCAGGCCTAGGAGATTggatgggagctgcagatgctgcacAACAGAAGGTCTGGCTCCAGAATGTTTTGAACCACACCCAACATCTGGAGAACACCTGCCACCATTCTGACTTGCAACGGCACAAACAAGCACTCAATGCAGCCCCAAGCAATACCCCCAAACTCACAATGTATGTCTAGCCCTATCCCCAAACCATTGAGACCTGGAAGAGCACTCCTGTAATGAACATGCCAAGCTTCTCAGCACGGGGGTGGAGATGTGCAGTACTGGAATGCTTCAGCTATGCATGAGCCAGGATGGCCAGAGGCACTGGACACACGTTCTCTGGGCTTAGGAAACTCCCTGCACCACTCTGTCCACAGACTGCTGCAAACCGGCTCTGAAATAAGGGTCCTGAGGGCAGTCCTTGCTCAGCAGTGGTCATTCACTTCTTGGATTTTTCCATGGGTTTAGCTGATTGCTAGGACTATATTTGTGCTGCCCCCGTCTCTCGGGAGTTGCCAATCTGCTAAGTCATTTCCTCTTTTCAgacctttcttttccttttaaccTCCTTCTCTGGAAAGTGCTTTATGAGGCAGTATAGTGGACAGAATGTGACTCATCTGCACCTGGCTTTTCGTTTGATGGCACTTGGGATGCTAAATGCTGCAGCCAGGGTACAACAGTGTCTACTAGTATGTGTCTAGCTACTATGCAGCTCTGAATGCTCCCTGGGAAATGGCCTGGATCTAGAGCAATACCCAGCCTCTGTTATTTATATACCAGACTCCTCTCCTTGAGGATGCTCCATTTTCGTCATGGCAGTGACTTTGTTTTTCCTGTTAGTCTCCTTGTGGCCAAAGCTTTCCTGTATTAGAGCAGCTGGTGACAGTAGCACGCCTCCCTAAAATGGTGATGCAGCCGGATCTGTGTGTGGCTATCCTCATTCCCGAGAGTAGGAAGAGGGCAAGACAAATAGCCAGCAAGGAGGAGTCAAAGTGACAATCTGTCCTTGTATCGCAGCTAGCCAAAGCTCCAACAGCCATGCTGGGTATTCTGCTGTGCTGAGGGGGCTACTCTGCTGATGATTGGTGCTAGAAGGGTCACACAATTCATGGGGAATTGCATGAACACACTCATGGGGTCATGTTACAGATCACAGTGCTCCCACGCCCACCAGCCCTGCGGGTTTAGTGTGGGAATCAGTACAGTCTCACTGCGGTCTCAGGCTGTCTCCTCTGTAAGCACAAGTGCAATCAAAGCCCTTTGAAAATGCAAAGCATCATAGAAGTGCTCAGTATTATTGGGATGGGTTGGTGATTTGCCCCATTAACCCCTGTAGTTCTCCTCAG encodes:
- the PIGT gene encoding GPI transamidase component PIG-T isoform X1, which gives rise to MAGDVAAAAVLGLLLLLGSAGGSTGPPRDSLREELLLSPLPSGDLAATFQFRARWDSELHREGVSHYRLFPKALGQLISKFWVRELHLSLTQGFWRTRTWGQPYLQAPAGAELWVWFQDSVTDVDKAWKELSNILSGIFCASLNFIDSTNTVTPTASFKPLGLANVTDHHLLRYAVLPREVVCTENLTPWKKLLPCGSKAGLAVLLKAERLFHTSYHSQAVHIRPICRDASCLSVSWELRQTLTVVFDTFSIGQGKRDWSLFKMFSRTVTEACPLASESKIYVDISSKTQENELLEVTPLPLSMHEASVQGDRRTYAVYDLLSPSLFNVSRSLNVQLKWKRPQDSLDLSTPVLHAQRYVSGYGLQTGEISTLIYNTHPYRAFPVILLETVPWYLRLYVHTLVITTKGKENKPSYIHYQPAQDRRRPHLLEMLIQLPANSVTKITIQFERALLKWTEYTPDPNHGFYVSPSVLSALVPSVITMKAEDAEQSPLFTSLFPSSDGSSYFVRLYTEPLLVNLPTPDFSMPYNVICLTCTVVAVCYGSFYNLLTRTFHVEEPSRGGLAKRLANIIRKVRGVPPL
- the PIGT gene encoding GPI transamidase component PIG-T isoform X2, which encodes MFSRTVTEACPLASESKIYVDISSKTQENELLEVTPLPLSMHEASVQGDRRTYAVYDLLSPSLFNVSRSLNVQLKWKRPQDSLDLSTPVLHAQRYVSGYGLQTGEISTLIYNTHPYRAFPVILLETVPWYLRLYVHTLVITTKGKENKPSYIHYQPAQDRRRPHLLEMLIQLPANSVTKITIQFERALLKWTEYTPDPNHGFYVSPSVLSALVPSVITMKAEDAEQSPLFTSLFPSSDGSSYFVRLYTEPLLVNLPTPDFSMPYNVICLTCTVVAVCYGSFYNLLTRTFHVEEPSRGGLAKRLANIIRKVRGVPPL